cagcgatttgatattcgctgccgatttgtgtgttgcgcagcgaaattctgtttcgctgccgcaactgaacctcctgcagcgatttgatattcgctgtcgatttgtgtgttgcgcagcgaaattctgtttcgctgccgcaactgaacctgctgcagcgaatttatattcgctgccgatttgtgtgttgcgcagcgaaattctgtttcgctaacgcaactgaacctcctgcagcgatttgatattcgctgccgatttgtgtgttgcgcagcgaaattctgtttcgctgccgcagctgaacctcctgcagcgaagtgatattcgctgccgagttgtgcgTTGTGCAGCAAAACTGTGGCGCCAACAGCGgtgcagttctcgctgccgaactggcagcctgcggcgaaccagttctcgctgccgaattgggcagcccgcagcgaaccagttctcgctgccgattcctacaataagcctcctaggcaggaatgacttaaatgctaataacaatttcatgatatgatggtgtaaaatagggaacacttgaatgtgaacatatgaactattgaaataagtgtgatgatgaatgtgattcaaaaataaaataaatacaactgtgctgatttgtgaccattgatgtcttaggtggtgcggtcgggattggaccatcatcaagacaggaacgacccacaggtggagcaggtaggtgacttgcacctttctttttcatacgttgaatcttggaatattttaacttgagtactaccatattgttagaaccgatattaaattgtcgaacgcttaattgttgataaaagagtgattagcttcggctaatggcatccgaatggatggccgggacaaaagactgattagcttcggctaatggcatccaaacggatggccgggacaaagaatgattagctttggctaatggcgtccgaatggatggccgggttaaaaagggatgatttcgctgccgattgtggatcggcagcgacgcagttccgctgccgattctggatcggcagcgacacagtattcgctgccgattctggatcggcagcgatgcagtcttcgctgccgatacagacatcggcagcgacccagtttcgctgccgattccttgatcggcagcgatgtagtttcggctgccgattttaggattggcagcgacgcagctatCGCTATGGAATCCGGATGGATAGCCGGGACAAATAAACAACTAGTTTCGGCGAAtggcatttgaaaacttgtgtatctatatgtactactaattgttacatgaaatacatgaagaaattataaatgttaatgcttatttaattgctaggccgttagttaccattattattattattaagtatttgttttctcttaaatgatttgtactgctgcagggacgtcacaccaacgagatgtctaggatacccgatacacgggaacctacttttgcaaggaattaagtagatgcattctaaatcacaatgtattttgtagggatcaatgtactgaatgtataacttttattatatcctttttgtttaaaaattgtgatggctattagaagtataagagtgcaaactcatgtccatgtatatatatttttaatatgaacttcaaatcatgcaaccttaatattatgtgtttgtgtaagattcgcttttgaatgaactgttgattgtatggattgtattttgatgatgtgaggattcaagttctttgattaccggcaccatgtgtattaaatatatatatatataaaaaaaaatttactattgttttgggcttagaaagccgggttgttacagttggtatcagagcacttgGTATGGATCCTGAGGATCATTAATAAATGTGTTGTTGCGATGAATTTCAGGATGGTACGCACCCGACAAGGGACACGAACTGAGCCACCCTCCTTAGAAAGGAGGGGCATGAACCGAGGTGCCCAAGGTTGGCAAGACGAAGATCCCTTAGATGATACGGCATCTCATGCTCCGATAATACCGCCCGAAACTTTGCAGGGGGAAGATACGGTGGCAGGAGAAGGCCCGAGGTCTCATCAGACAGAGGGAACACCCCCAGTCGCAACGGAGCAGCGAGAAAGATCAGAAGCACAGCCATCTACTGTTCCAACTGGTGTGCCCCCACAATATGTAGATGCAGGACTCCTTGTACAAATAGTTAAAGCAGTGATGGAAGGCATGGCTAGTTCAGCAGCACAAACAACCCCTACCACGCAGATTCCACCAGCAGCCCCTACGACCAGCATGACCATGGATAATGTGGTACCACTGGTGCGACTAGTCAAGAGTATGAGGGAAATGGGTTGTGAACCGTATATGGGGGAACAAGATGCAGAGATAGCTGGAAGATGGATCAGGAAGGTAGAAAAGACAATGATTCAAATAAGCATACCCGAGGGTTTGAGGGTAAATTGTGCATCCCAGTTACTATCTGATAGGGCCATGACATGGTGGGAAACAGTTCAGCTGAGGCGTGCGACTGAGACCCTAACTTGGAGTGATTTCAAGACAGAGTTTGAGAATCAGTTTTATTCCAAGTATCATCGCAAGGTGAAAGAACAAGAGTTCTTAGCATTAAGACAGGGTGATATGTCAGTATTGGAGTACGAAAGGAGATTCCATGACCTCTCATTGTTCGCCCCACATTATGTGCCGACAGAGGAACATATGATTGAAAAGTTGAGAGATGGTTTACGACAGGATTTGAGACAAGGATTGATCGCCTTGCGATTTAAATCGGTGAGGGAGTTGATTGAGGCTGCACAAGAATTGACCACCAGGGCTGCAtcggatgtggtggcaggtacactactgttgaatgattttaatatgcatgtattgtTTGATCCGGGTGCCACCCACTCATTCATTGCTAAGAGAAGTGTCACTAAATTGAGAAAGGAAGTAGAAATAGTAGAGAAGGGGTTTGTAATTGGAACTCCAATGGGAAACatggttgaaacaaatattgtatATGTGGATGTGAGGGTTAGTTTATCCGGGTATGAAACAGAAGTAGACTTGATTCCCTTAGAGCtgcatgattttgacataatACTAGGCATGGATTGGTTGAGTAAATACAAGGCACTAATAGATTGTTATGCTAAAACTGTTACTTTTCAAACACCTAAGGGCGAGAAAATGACTTTTGAAGGAGAGAGATTTCCCAAACTGAATGCTTTAATATCGGTGGTAACAacccaaaaacttttaagaaagggATGTATGGGATACCTCGCATACATCTTAAACTCTGATGATGAAGGTCCACGATTGAAGGATATTCCTGTGGTGAAGGATTTCCCAGATGTGTTTCCAGAAGAACTACCAGGACTACCCCCGGAGCGAGAGGTAGAGGTGTCTATAGACACTTTTCCTGGAGTCCCACCCATAGCCCAACAACCGTATCGGATGGCTCCAGCAGAACTGAATGAGTTAAAGACTCAATTACAGGAATTATTAGACAAGGGGTTCATACGGCCCAGTAATTCTCCTTGGGGAGCACCGGTCCtatttgtaagaaagaaagatggaacccataggctttgtattgactatcgacagttgaacaaaataacaatgaaaaacaagtatctGTTACCtcggatagatgatttgttcgaCCAATTAAAGGGAGCGAGGGCATTTTcgaagatagatctgagatcaaggtactatcagatgaagattaaagaagcgGATGTAGCAAAGACCGCATTTAGAACTCGTTACGGACACTATGAATTTTTGGTGTTACCGTTTAGGTTGACGAACGCCCCAGCCCTcttcatggatttgatgaatcgggttttctaaccatacctggataagtttgtggtggtattcattgatgatatactgGTGTACTCGAATTCTTTCAAGGAGCACGAAGAACACTTGAGACAAACCTTACAAACCTTGAGAGATCACCAGTTATATGCAAAATtgagtaaatgtgaattttggctgAAAAGAGTGACGTTTTTGGGCAAGGTGTTTTTGTCGAGCCTCAAAAAGTCGAAGCAgtcttgaaatgggaaagaccgACTTCGGTCACTGAAATACGTAGTTTCCTGGGACTTGCAGGATACTATCGGAGATTTATCGAAGGTTTTTCCCTGATTGCAACCCCTTTGACCCAGCTAACTAGGAAGGATAAGAAGTGGGTGTGGTCGGAAGAATGTGAGGCAAGCTTCCAAGAATTGAAGAGGAGGCTCACCACTGCTCCAGTCTTAACTCTCCCCTCAGGGACCGAGggttttgtggtatatagtgatgcctcgGGGAAGGGATTGGTGTGTGTTTTGATGCAACATGGGAAGGTGATCGCCTATGCATCAAGGCAATTAAAGACTCATGAGGTGAACTACCCGGTGCACGACTTGGAGTTGGCAGCTGTAGTATTTGCCTTGAGGATATGGAGACACTATTTGTATGGGTCTCGAACCcaaatttttactgatcataagagcctgaagtatctgatatcgcaaaaggagttgaacatgcggCAAAGAAGGTGGATAGAGCTCATTAAGGATTATGATTGCACCATAGAATACCACCCGGGGAAAGCAAATGTGGTGGCAGATGCCCTCGGTCGCAAAAATAAAGCCTCCTTGGGAAGCTTAACAGTGGGAAAGGAGCGGCAATTGGCAGAATTAAAAGAGTTGGGTGCAGATTTGGGAATTGATGCAAAAGGTGGGTTAGTAGCCCAATTATTGGTGCGACCAACGTATCGAGAACAGATACTACATGCCCAATTCCATGACAAGGTGGGATCCAAGATTAGGAAGAATGTGGAGGCCGGGGTAGAAATGAAATTCCGAGTAGCGGATGATGGATCCTTGATGATGGGACAACGGTTGTACGTGCCTGATGACGAAACAGTCAAACGTATGGTTCTGCAAGAAGCACATGAGTCCAAATTCTCCATACATCCTGGCAGTACTAAGATGTACCGAGACCTGAAACACCTCCATTggtggcctaatatgaaaagggaAATAGCTGAGTATGTGTCAAAGTGTGGGATATGTCAACAAGTCAAGGTTGAACACCAAAGGCCTGCGGGACCATTACAGCCATTAAgaattccagaatggaagtgggagatgatcaccaTGGATTTCGTGTCAGGATTTCCCAAggggagaaaaggaaatgatgcaATATGGGTCATTGTGGATCGGTTGACGAAATCCGCACTATTCTTGCCTGTAAAGCTGACCGACTCGGTGGACAAGCTTGCCAAGATCTACATAAATGAGGTGGTACGACTTCATGGGATTCCGATGTCCATTGTATCGGATCGAGATCCTAGGTTCACCTCTCGACTTTGGCCAAGCATACAACATGCCTTGGGGACAAGATTGGACATGAGCACTGCGTTTCACCCTCAAACGGATGGCCAATCGGAAAGAGTCATTCAAGTCTTGGAAGACCTATTACGGGCATGTGTGCTAGAATTTGGAGGAAACTGGGAGGAACACATGGCATTGGTGGAGTTCACGTATAACAATAGTCACCAAGCCACAATAGGGATGGCCCCATATGAAGCCTTGTATGGTAGGAGGTGTAGAACTCCTTTATGTTGGGAGGAAATTGGGGACCGGAAGTTATATGGCGCAGAGTTAGTTCAAGTCACCACGGAGAAAGTGAGAATTATCAGGGATCGCATCAAAGCCGCACAGGATAGACAGAAGAAGTATGCCGATGTGAGGAGAAGACCTCTCGAGTTCAGTACGGGGGACCAGGTGTTCCTGAAGGTAGCCccatggaagaacatgttacGATTTGGATTGAAAGGAAAGTTAACTCCCCGTTTCATTGGACCCTTCAAAATCTTACAACGAGTTGGACCAGTAGCCTACAAGGTGGATTTGCCCCCACAGTTAGCCAGGGTCCATGATGTGTTCCATGTCTCCTTGTTAAGGAAGGCTAACGTAGACCCCGCCCGAGTTCTACCCCAGGTCCCAGTAGAGGTCAAGGAAGACTTAACACTGGAATTGAGGCCCATAAGGATACTAGATCAAGAAGTGAAGGAGTTACGGAGCAAAAAGATCCCCATCGTTAGAATCTTATGGCGAAATGCTCAAGTAGAAGAGGAAACTTGGGAGAGAGAGGCTGAGATGAGAAAAAAGTACCCCAATTTATTTGATCTACCAGGTATGGAGTGTGAAACTTCTTAAATTTCGAGGACAAAATTCAtatttaggaggggagaatgtaaacacccaaaggaaaaaatatatatatttagagagagagagatgatgatgaatgcagttttcgctgccgatgcagaaatcggcagcgacgcagttttcgctgccgatgcagaaatcggcagcgacgtagttttcgctgccgattctggactcggcagcgatgcagttttcgctgccgattctggacttggcagcgacgcagccttcactaccgatacagaaatcgggagcgacacagttttcgctgcccatttcttgatcggcagcgacgcagttttcgctgccgatgcagaactcggcagcgacgcagttttcgctgccgatgcagaaatcggcagcgatgcagttttcgctgccgatttctcaatgaacagtgacacagagctgggagggaggggtaaaactgattttagataaaccaaacaaggataaggacacacctaaaccaacccccaaacaacccatttcattggatgggtagtataaatacaaagaggggagagagaatgacccatcttcttccaaatccagcagctgcatgccgttcttcccttcccctttcacaacagaaacgtgaatcagaccagtagagattactttgtgaacttgtgagggagagatgagaccttgagagaggagtgggcagctgcatagaggagaggaaaaagagagctggaaaacgtgagaggaagaagaaggaggagaaccagcagctgaatagtgtcaaaccttcctcaaacttagttaaattcagaaggtatgggtcatgaaactctcttcctctcccccgtaagatcaaaaacgaaaatgaagaagaaaaaccctaagaaaagaattgatctaagacctaagccagctgtgaaggaagctgaaattaaccaagagaacaagcaaacaaaagtgaaataaagtcaatttcagaacatctaacaaatcatggtagagggctggctttaactagggggtaattaatgtgttctgctgtgatgttgttgctggacttaatgtgttctgctgtgatgattgttgctggaattaatgtgttcagctgtgatgtttgttgctggaattaatgtgttctactgtgatgattgtgctgaaattgatgctgccgatttgtgtgttgcgcagcgaaattctgtttcgctgccgcaactgaacctgctgcagcgaattaatattcgctgccgatttgtgtgttgcgcagcgaaattctgtttcgctgccgcaactgaacctgctgcaatattcgctgccgatttgtgtgttgcgcagcgaaattctgtttcgctgccgcaactgaacctgctgcagcgatttgatattcgctgccgatttgtgtgttgcgcagcgaaattctgtttcgctgccgcaactgaacctgctgcagcgatttgatattcgctgccgatttgtgtgttgtgcagcgaaattctgtttcgctgacgcaactgaacctcctgcagcgatttgatattcgctgccgatttgtgtgttgcgcagcgaaattctgtttcgctgccgcaactgaacctgctgcagcgaatttatattcgctgccgatttgtgtgttgcgcagcgaaattctgtttcgctgccacagctgaacctcctgcagcgatttgatattcgctgccgagttgtgcgttgtgcagcgaaactatggcgccaacagcggtgcagttctcgctgccgaactggcagcctgcggcgaaccagttctcgctgccgaattgggcagcccgcagcgaaccagttctcgctgtcGATTCCTACAATAAGGCTCCTAGGCaggaatgacttaaatgctaataacaatttcatgatatgatggtgtaaaatagggaacacttgaatgtgaacatatgaactattgaaataagtgtgatgatgaatgtgattcaaaaataaaataaatacaactgtgctgatttgtgaccattgatgtcttaggtgctGCGGAcgggattggaccatcatcaagacaggaacgacccacaggtggagcaggtaggtgacttgcacctttctttttcatacgttgaatcttggaatattttaacttgagtactaccatattgttagaaccgatattaaattgtcgaacgcttaattgttgataaaagagtgattagcttcggctaatggcatccgaatggatggccgggacaaaagactgattagcttcggctaatggcatccaaacggatggccgggacaaagaatgattagctttggctaatggcgtccgaatggatggccgggttaaaaagggatgatttcgctgccgattgtggattggcagcgacgcagttccgctgccgattctggatcggcagcgacacagtattcgctgccgattctggatcggcagcgatgcagtcttcgctgccgatacagacatcggcagcgacccagtttcgctgccgattccttgatcggcagcgatgtAGTTTCAGCTGCCGATTTTAggattggcagcgacgcagctatCGCTATGGAATCCGGATGGATAGCCGGGACAAATAAACAACTAGTTTCGGCGAAtggcatttgaaaacttgtgtatctatatgtactactaattgttacatgaaatacatgaagaaattataaatgttaatgcttatttaattgctaggccgttagttaccattattattattattaagtatttgttttctcttaaatgatttgtactgctgcagggacgtcacaccaacgagatgtctaggatacccgatacacgggaacctacttttgcaaggaattaagtagatgcattctaaatcacaatgtattttgtagggatcaatgtactgaatgtataacttttattatatcctttttgtttaaaaattgtgatggctattagaagtataagagtgcaaactcatgtccatgtatatatatttttaatatgaacttcaaatcatgcaaccttaatattatgtgtttgtgtaagattcgcttttgaatgaactgttgattgtatggattgtattttgatgatgtgaggattcaagttctttgattactggcaccatgtgtattaaatatatatatatatataaaaaaatttactattgttttgggcttagaaagccgggttgttacagttggtatcagagcacttgGTATGGATCCTGAGGATCATTAATAAATGTGTTGTTGCGATGAATTTCAGGATGGTACGCACCCGACAAGGGACACGAACTGAGCCACCCTCCTTAGAAAGGAGGGGCATGAACCGAGGTGCCCAAGGTTGGCAAGACGAAGATCCCTTAGATGATACGGCATCTCATGCTCCGATAATACCGCCCGAAACTTTGCAGGGGGAAGATACGGTGGCAGGAGAAGGCCCGAGGTCTCAttagaaagccgggttgttacacaTGTGCTTCTTGCAGAACCATACGTTTGACTGTTTCGTCATCAGGCACGTACAACCGTTGTCCCATCCTCAAGGATCCATCATCCGTTACTCGGAATTTCATTTCTACCCCGGCCTCCACATTCTTCCTAATCTTGGATCCCACCTTGTCATGGAATTGGGCATGTAGTATCTGTTCTCGATACGTTGGTCGCACCAATAATTGGGCTACTAACCCACCTCTTGCATCAATTCCCAAATCTGCACCCAACTCTTTTAATTCTGCCAATTGCCGCTCCTTTCCCACTGTTAAGCTTCCCAAGGAGGCTTTATTTTTGCGACTAAGGGCATCTGCCACCACATTTGCTTTCCCCGGGTGGTATTCTATGGTGCAATCATAATCCTTAATGAGCTCTATCCACCTTCTTTGccgcatgttcaactccttttgcgacatcagatacttcaggctcttatgatcagtaaaaatttgGGTTCGAGACCCATACAAATAGTGTCTCCATATCCTCAAGGCAAATACTACAGCTGCCAACTCCAGGTCGTGCACCGGGTAGTTCACCTCATGAGTCTTTAATTGCCTTGATGCATAGGCGATCACCTTCCCATGTTGCATCAAAACACACCCCAATCCCTTCCCcgaggcatcactatataccacaaaaccCTCGGTCCCTGAGGGGAGAGTTAAGACTGGAGCAGTGGTGAGCCTCCTCTTCAATTCTTGGAAGCTTGCCTCACATTCTTCCGACCACA
The DNA window shown above is from Populus trichocarpa isolate Nisqually-1 chromosome 4, P.trichocarpa_v4.1, whole genome shotgun sequence and carries:
- the LOC127905256 gene encoding uncharacterized protein LOC127905256, whose amino-acid sequence is MVRTRQGTRTEPPSLERRGMNRGAQGWQDEDPLDDTASHAPIIPPETLQGEDTVAGEGPRSHQTEGTPPVATEQRERSEAQPSTVPTGVPPQYVDAGLLVQIVKAVMEGMASSAAQTTPTTQIPPAAPTTSMTMDNVVPLVRLVKSMREMGCEPYMGEQDAEIAGRWIRKVEKTMIQISIPEGLRVNCASQLLSDRAMTWWETVQLRRATETLTWSDFKTEFENQFYSKYHRKVKEQEFLALRQGDMSVLEYERRFHDLSLFAPHYVPTEEHMIEKLRDGLRQDLRQGLIALRFKSVRELIEAAQELTTRAASDVVAEVDLIPLELHDFDIILGMDWLSKYKALIDCYAKTVTFQTPKGEKMTFEGERFPKLNALISVVTTQKLLRKGCMGYLAYILNSDDEGPRLKDIPVVKDFPDVFPEELPGLPPEREVEVSIDTFPGVPPIAQQPYRMAPAELNELKTQLQELLDKGFIRPSNSPWGAPVLFGARAFSKIDLRSRYYQMKIKEADVAKTAFRTRYGHYEFLVLPFRLTNAPALFMDLMNRSDVFGQGVFVEPQKVEAVLKWERPTSVTEIRSFLGLAGYYRRFIEGFSLIATPLTQLTRKDKKWVWSEECEASFQELKRRLTTAPVLTLPSGTEGFVVYSDASGKGLVCVLMQHGKVIAYASRQLKTHEVNYPVHDLELAAVVFALRIWRHYLYGSRTQIFTDHKSLKYLISQKELNMRQRRWIELIKDYDCTIEYHPGKANVVADALGRKNKASLGSLTVGKERQLAELKELGADLGIDAKGGLVAQLLVRPTYREQILHAQFHDKVGSKIRKNVEAGVEMKFRVADDGSLMMGQRLYVPDDETVKRMVLQEAHESKFSIHPGSTKMYRDLKHLHWWPNMKREIAEYVSKCGICQQVKVEHQRPAGPLQPLRIPEWKWEMITMDFVSGFPKGRKGNDAIWVIVDRLTKSALFLPVKLTDSVDKLAKIYINEVVRLHGIPMSIVSDRDPRFTSRLWPSIQHALGTRLDMSTAFHPQTDGQSERVIQVLEDLLRACVLEFGGNWEEHMALVEFTYNNSHQATIGMAPYEALYGRRCRTPLCWEEIGDRKLYGAELVQVTTEKVRIIRDRIKAAQDRQKKYADVRRRPLEFSTGDQVFLKVAPWKNMLRFGLKGKLTPRFIGPFKILQRVGPVAYKVDLPPQLARVHDVFHVSLLRKANVDPARVLPQVPVEVKEDLTLELRPIRILDQEVKELRSKKIPIVRILWRNAQVEEETWEREAEMRKKYPNLFDLPGMECETS